A genomic stretch from Selenomonas sp. AB3002 includes:
- a CDS encoding HAD-IIB family hydrolase produces MKIGASDYDGTLFRQRTISSEDVEGVRAWRRAGHKFGVVSGRDYGMLMPQLEHYGIESDYAVCNNGGIIFKADGTPLWQGSIPLSVLAQIVKEPSVDKSFHYAFSAVDRTFLYHEGEGSWIMREALEWDFPIEKITEEDILNLPRIHQFCLGYPEAGMADETAAIINAKYGEFVHAYPNGCSVDITPAGVSKSQGIDTLLELMGWQQAEVFAIGDETNDLPMLEAFDGFTVDTAREAIKEKARAVYGGVGDMLVDNI; encoded by the coding sequence ATGAAGATAGGCGCAAGTGATTATGACGGTACTTTGTTCCGTCAGAGGACCATATCCTCTGAGGATGTGGAAGGTGTCCGGGCCTGGCGGAGGGCGGGGCATAAGTTTGGGGTGGTCAGCGGGCGTGATTATGGCATGCTGATGCCTCAGCTGGAGCATTATGGCATCGAGTCTGATTATGCTGTCTGCAACAACGGTGGCATCATCTTCAAGGCCGATGGCACTCCCCTCTGGCAGGGCAGCATTCCTCTTTCCGTGCTGGCCCAGATTGTCAAGGAGCCCAGCGTGGACAAGTCCTTTCACTACGCCTTCTCCGCCGTGGACAGGACTTTCCTCTACCATGAGGGTGAGGGGTCATGGATTATGCGGGAGGCGCTGGAATGGGACTTCCCCATTGAGAAGATTACCGAGGAGGATATCCTGAACCTTCCCCGCATCCATCAGTTCTGCCTGGGCTACCCTGAGGCAGGCATGGCAGACGAAACCGCTGCCATCATCAATGCCAAATACGGCGAGTTTGTCCATGCCTATCCAAATGGCTGCAGCGTGGACATCACCCCTGCCGGGGTCAGCAAGAGCCAGGGCATAGATACCCTGCTGGAACTCATGGGCTGGCAGCAGGCAGAGGTCTTCGCCATCGGCGACGAGACCAACGACCTGCCCATGCTGGAAGCCTTCGACGGCTTCACCGTGGACACCGCCCGTGAGGCCATCAAGGAAAAAGCCCGTGCCGTCTACGGTGGCGTGGGGGATATGCTGGTGGATAATATTTAA
- a CDS encoding BMP family ABC transporter substrate-binding protein translates to MKNSSHNLLSRRFRILSILQAVAVCICIFLSVQYFGHETRDDKESAALILASTKETPGWPADIAQGLQSACDKLDYDVYIEDNISPENLSQVVDKLVHRGVKYIFLANPTYQNNLEPLATAYPKVTFYANSVGEAVSYNMISYSVRYYEVRYMAGVLAGLHTKSGIVGYVAPFPAPETRRDINAFALGVQSVRPDARVMVRWTQQWMNPQREKEAVYQLKLSGADVMTYFQATHVAGDEAQAQGLDYIDFHPNESHLTEHCLAAVETDWQQVFTRLLQENLQKEGSHIYWQGMLDGVVKLRLARNLTPKEEAMTIRTRQRIYDGYPVFSGNIIDQYGNAKCREGEAINSYLLRQMDWLVKGVEIIESR, encoded by the coding sequence ATGAAAAACAGCAGCCATAATCTTCTTTCCCGCCGCTTCCGCATCCTGAGCATCCTGCAGGCTGTGGCCGTCTGTATCTGTATTTTCCTGTCCGTCCAGTATTTCGGCCACGAAACCAGGGATGACAAGGAGAGTGCCGCGCTTATACTGGCCTCCACCAAGGAAACTCCGGGCTGGCCGGCAGACATTGCCCAGGGCCTTCAGTCCGCCTGCGACAAGCTGGACTACGATGTCTACATCGAGGACAACATCAGTCCTGAAAACCTTTCTCAGGTAGTTGACAAGCTGGTGCACCGGGGAGTGAAGTACATCTTCCTGGCCAACCCCACCTACCAGAACAATCTGGAACCCCTGGCCACCGCTTACCCCAAGGTGACCTTCTATGCCAACTCTGTAGGCGAAGCGGTTTCCTACAATATGATCAGCTACTCAGTACGCTACTATGAAGTGCGCTATATGGCAGGAGTGCTGGCAGGCCTGCATACAAAAAGCGGCATCGTGGGCTATGTGGCCCCCTTCCCGGCTCCCGAGACGCGCCGGGATATCAATGCCTTTGCCCTGGGGGTGCAGAGCGTGCGCCCCGATGCCCGGGTGATGGTGCGCTGGACCCAGCAATGGATGAACCCCCAGCGGGAAAAAGAAGCCGTCTACCAGCTGAAGCTCTCGGGAGCAGATGTCATGACCTACTTCCAGGCCACCCACGTCGCAGGCGATGAAGCCCAGGCCCAGGGCCTTGACTACATCGACTTCCACCCCAATGAAAGCCATCTGACCGAACACTGCCTGGCCGCCGTCGAGACGGACTGGCAGCAGGTCTTCACCCGGCTGCTGCAGGAAAACCTCCAGAAAGAGGGCAGCCATATCTATTGGCAGGGCATGCTGGACGGAGTGGTGAAACTGCGGCTGGCCAGGAATCTCACCCCCAAGGAAGAAGCCATGACCATCAGGACAAGGCAGAGAATCTACGACGGCTATCCGGTTTTCTCAGGCAATATCATAGATCAATACGGCAATGCAAAATGCAGGGAAGGAGAAGCTATCAACAGCTATCTCCTGAGGCAGATGGACTGGCTGGTGAAGGGAGTTGAGATCATTGAATCAAGATAA
- a CDS encoding response regulator — protein MAYKPVILIVDDDFMNLTMAQTILEMKIQAEYLTADSGQACLKILQERQGKVDLILLDIAMPGMDGIQTLSLIRQRPNWKNISVIFLTAAADKNTIVRAAQLKVKDYVKKPFTPEELISRVEKHIAPDIDDPEIQDIFKALDNLGL, from the coding sequence ATGGCTTACAAACCAGTCATCCTGATTGTAGATGATGATTTCATGAATCTCACCATGGCCCAGACCATATTGGAAATGAAGATACAGGCAGAATACCTCACCGCGGATTCCGGTCAAGCCTGTCTGAAGATATTGCAGGAGCGTCAGGGGAAAGTCGACCTTATCCTTCTGGACATCGCCATGCCGGGCATGGACGGCATCCAGACCCTCAGCCTGATCCGCCAGCGCCCCAACTGGAAAAACATCAGTGTCATCTTCCTCACGGCGGCGGCTGACAAGAACACCATCGTCCGGGCGGCCCAACTTAAAGTGAAGGACTATGTGAAGAAGCCCTTCACCCCTGAGGAACTGATTTCAAGGGTAGAAAAACACATCGCTCCGGACATTGACGACCCTGAGATACAGGACATCTTCAAAGCACTTGATAATTTGGGACTGTAG
- a CDS encoding alpha-glucosidase gives MDKIKWWQKTNVYQVYPKSFLDTTGSGTGDLNGVTEKLDYLKTLGTGAIWLTPVYPSPMVDNGYDIADFTGIDSSYGTMADMERLIEEADRRGIKIVMDLVYNHSSDQHPWFIDSASSCDSEHSDWYIWRDARPDGSAPTNWRSIFGGSAWKWCEARQQYYLHTFAEAQPDLNWENPKVRQALYDAANFWLDKGVGGFRIDAIVYIKKPKEFVDGEPDSEDGLVNIHSMIANTPGILDFLHEFKEKVFKGHDIFTVAEANGVEPNDLPHWVGEKGAFDMLFEFSHMNLEFPKGELWGQATGYTPAVIPGLKKVLTASQQATAENGWYPIFFENHDQMRCTRHYFPDSAPKDLTAKAMASILLTLRGTPFIYEGQELGLSNVAWDSIEDYNDISSKGQYALALEEGKTPEEALEIVHRYSRDNARTPMQWTKGKNAGFSVGTPWLPVHEEFASECVETEAKEEDSVLSYYRRLADMRQHGEAAGVLIQGDYEELLKDNSSLMAFKRSFGCREVYTVVNFTGEEQKYELPELETASLEVASLEESSKGLLRPFEAQIYIRETC, from the coding sequence ATGGATAAGATAAAATGGTGGCAGAAGACCAATGTCTATCAGGTCTACCCCAAGAGCTTCCTGGACACCACAGGCAGCGGCACCGGGGACCTCAATGGCGTCACCGAAAAACTGGACTATCTGAAGACTTTGGGTACGGGGGCTATCTGGCTCACCCCCGTTTACCCTTCCCCCATGGTGGACAATGGCTATGACATAGCCGACTTCACGGGCATTGATTCCAGCTACGGCACCATGGCGGATATGGAAAGACTGATTGAGGAAGCTGACCGCCGGGGCATCAAAATCGTCATGGATCTTGTTTACAACCATTCCTCCGACCAGCACCCCTGGTTTATTGATTCCGCTTCTTCTTGTGACAGCGAGCATAGCGACTGGTATATCTGGCGGGATGCCAGGCCTGATGGCAGCGCTCCCACCAACTGGCGCTCCATCTTCGGCGGCAGTGCCTGGAAGTGGTGCGAGGCAAGGCAGCAGTATTATCTGCACACCTTTGCCGAGGCCCAGCCGGATCTGAACTGGGAAAATCCGAAAGTCCGTCAGGCCCTCTATGATGCGGCCAACTTCTGGCTGGACAAGGGAGTGGGAGGCTTCCGCATTGATGCCATTGTCTACATCAAGAAGCCGAAAGAATTTGTGGATGGTGAGCCGGACAGCGAGGACGGCCTGGTGAACATCCACTCCATGATTGCAAATACCCCGGGAATCCTTGATTTTCTCCATGAGTTCAAGGAGAAGGTCTTCAAGGGCCACGATATCTTCACGGTGGCAGAGGCCAACGGCGTAGAGCCGAATGACCTGCCCCATTGGGTGGGGGAGAAGGGCGCCTTTGATATGCTCTTTGAGTTCTCCCACATGAACCTGGAGTTCCCCAAGGGGGAGCTTTGGGGACAGGCCACGGGCTACACCCCGGCGGTGATTCCCGGCCTGAAGAAAGTTTTGACGGCAAGCCAGCAAGCCACGGCGGAAAATGGCTGGTACCCCATTTTCTTTGAAAACCACGACCAGATGAGGTGCACGAGGCACTATTTCCCCGATAGTGCCCCCAAGGACCTCACCGCCAAGGCTATGGCTTCCATACTGCTGACCCTCCGGGGCACCCCCTTCATCTACGAAGGGCAGGAACTGGGCCTTTCCAATGTGGCCTGGGACAGCATTGAGGATTACAATGACATTTCTTCCAAAGGCCAGTATGCGCTGGCTTTGGAGGAGGGGAAGACCCCTGAGGAGGCCCTGGAGATTGTGCACCGCTACAGCAGGGATAATGCCCGCACGCCTATGCAGTGGACGAAGGGGAAGAACGCAGGTTTTTCCGTGGGCACGCCCTGGCTGCCTGTGCATGAGGAGTTTGCTTCTGAGTGCGTGGAGACGGAGGCCAAAGAGGAAGACTCTGTGCTGAGCTATTACCGCAGGCTGGCAGATATGAGGCAGCATGGGGAGGCGGCTGGAGTACTTATTCAGGGGGATTATGAGGAACTGCTGAAGGATAATTCCTCCTTGATGGCGTTCAAGCGCAGCTTTGGGTGCCGGGAGGTTTATACGGTGGTTAATTTCACTGGTGAGGAGCAGAAATACGAGTTGCCGGAATTGGAAACGGCTTCGTTGGAAGTGGCTTCTTTGGAGGAAAGTTCCAAAGGTCTCTTGAGGCCATTTGAGGCTCAGATTTACATTCGGGAGACTTGTTAA
- a CDS encoding ATP-binding protein → MNQDNNKIIETSQQKTASFVLRIVAQFLAFLLVLIAICTLLHTKINDSLNHEVARFGEHQGHLISTVYDSLFKGDIKQMEDEARLITLGQMPPQDVAKVLGGNMGTAGLVDINGNTISGNPLPEGSQFQRVKAVQGYGSLEYYDHIGLITMVPVYEGANIRYVLYRLHTEKELSNPSSFFQFSDKQQSMDILLYDLDKQKVVVRFQDYGPGNRFYVESTGSPLGIEELLKNLDNTDSTAIYTPTIDGEYVLFASRVPDTNFIAIGYMEWESVVGGIRNIHLIILWVFGLMVVLFCVFTLYSFANQAYAEESKELREARDDALRANQAKSDFLANMSHEIRTPLNAILGMNEMIMREAKGTMKEYAYNVKSAGETLLAIINDILDFSKIESGKMEIIPVSYSLSSVLNDIYNMVSYKAGQKGLEFNINVSPTIPDSLHGDEVRLRQILVNILNNAVKYTPKGSVTFTVQVGDNGISDESLELEFICQDTGLGIKEEDKKKLFSKFQRLDMKKNRNIEGTGLGLAITTSLVQMMKGTISVESTYGQGSTFTVRLPQRVEHYEPMGDFKKRIEDFLEQQEAYQESFTAPEARILVVDDTEMNLIVVQSLLEKTQMQIDTCFSGMECLEAIKDTHYDIVFLDHMMPEMDGIETLKRAKELKGSKCKKTPFVALTANAVSGVREMFLANGFDDYISKPVDGKTLESVVQKFLPADKVLPVTKEELDFSEEESYAEYSDYYEPHGESHLADDTAAPSVTPPAESPGSAESTVSSAVSSTVSSANTDHAAAVAPAPDSTAAPAETSAETGPAPAAEVPAETPGESPAGYDPEDEQIDLPTAMKYCGGMEAMQLKFLQVYVSRYQLVRDQLQKDFDEENIPDYTTHVHALKSTSLSIGGVKLSESAKALEMAGHAIQDGPEEEKQAFLDYIKENHGPTMELYAKLIEEAKARFGVEPE, encoded by the coding sequence TTGAATCAAGATAACAACAAGATCATCGAAACTTCGCAGCAGAAGACCGCCTCCTTCGTCCTGCGCATCGTGGCCCAGTTCCTGGCCTTCCTGTTGGTGCTCATCGCAATCTGCACCCTGCTGCACACCAAGATCAACGATTCCCTGAACCACGAAGTAGCCAGGTTCGGCGAGCATCAGGGCCACCTCATTTCCACCGTCTACGACAGCCTTTTCAAGGGCGACATCAAGCAGATGGAAGATGAAGCCCGCCTGATCACACTGGGCCAGATGCCCCCCCAGGACGTAGCCAAAGTACTGGGCGGCAACATGGGCACAGCAGGACTGGTGGATATCAACGGCAACACCATCAGCGGCAATCCCCTGCCCGAAGGCTCCCAGTTCCAGCGAGTGAAGGCCGTGCAGGGCTACGGCTCCCTGGAGTATTACGACCATATCGGCCTCATCACCATGGTCCCCGTCTACGAAGGGGCCAATATCCGCTACGTACTCTACCGGCTTCACACGGAAAAGGAACTGAGCAATCCCTCCTCCTTCTTCCAGTTCTCCGACAAGCAACAGTCCATGGATATCCTGCTGTACGACCTGGACAAGCAGAAGGTGGTAGTGCGCTTCCAGGACTACGGCCCTGGCAACCGCTTCTACGTGGAAAGCACAGGCAGCCCCCTGGGCATAGAGGAACTTCTGAAAAATCTGGACAATACTGACAGCACCGCCATCTACACCCCCACCATAGACGGCGAATATGTGCTCTTTGCCTCCCGGGTACCGGATACCAACTTCATCGCCATCGGCTACATGGAGTGGGAATCCGTAGTGGGCGGCATCAGGAACATCCACCTGATCATCCTCTGGGTCTTCGGACTCATGGTGGTGCTGTTCTGCGTCTTCACCCTTTACTCCTTCGCCAACCAGGCCTATGCCGAGGAAAGCAAGGAGTTGCGCGAAGCCCGTGACGATGCCCTCAGAGCCAATCAGGCCAAGAGCGACTTCCTGGCCAATATGAGCCACGAGATCAGGACGCCCCTCAATGCCATCCTGGGCATGAACGAGATGATCATGCGCGAGGCCAAGGGCACCATGAAGGAGTACGCCTACAACGTGAAGAGTGCAGGCGAAACCCTGCTGGCCATCATCAACGACATCCTTGACTTCTCCAAGATCGAGTCCGGCAAGATGGAAATCATCCCCGTGAGCTACAGCCTGAGCTCAGTCCTCAACGACATCTACAACATGGTGAGCTACAAGGCGGGGCAGAAGGGATTGGAGTTCAACATCAACGTGAGCCCCACCATCCCCGACTCCCTCCACGGAGACGAAGTGCGCCTCCGCCAGATACTGGTGAACATCCTCAACAACGCCGTGAAGTATACGCCGAAAGGCTCCGTCACCTTCACCGTGCAGGTGGGTGACAACGGCATTTCCGACGAATCCCTGGAGCTTGAATTCATCTGCCAGGACACTGGCCTGGGCATCAAGGAAGAGGACAAGAAAAAGCTCTTCTCCAAATTCCAGCGCCTGGACATGAAGAAGAACCGCAATATCGAAGGCACAGGCCTGGGCCTTGCCATCACCACCTCCCTGGTGCAGATGATGAAGGGCACCATTTCCGTAGAGAGCACCTACGGGCAAGGCTCCACCTTCACCGTGCGCCTGCCCCAGCGGGTAGAGCACTACGAGCCCATGGGTGACTTCAAGAAGCGCATCGAGGACTTCCTGGAACAGCAGGAAGCCTATCAGGAGAGCTTCACCGCCCCCGAAGCCAGGATTCTCGTGGTAGACGATACGGAAATGAACCTTATCGTGGTGCAGAGCCTCCTGGAAAAGACCCAGATGCAGATCGACACCTGCTTCAGCGGCATGGAATGTCTGGAAGCCATCAAGGACACCCACTACGACATCGTCTTCCTGGACCACATGATGCCGGAAATGGACGGCATCGAAACTCTGAAGCGGGCCAAAGAGCTCAAGGGCAGCAAGTGCAAGAAGACCCCCTTCGTAGCCCTCACCGCCAACGCCGTCTCCGGCGTCAGGGAAATGTTCCTGGCTAACGGCTTCGATGACTACATCTCCAAGCCCGTAGACGGCAAGACCCTGGAATCTGTGGTGCAGAAATTCCTGCCGGCAGACAAGGTACTGCCCGTCACCAAGGAAGAACTGGACTTCTCCGAGGAAGAAAGCTACGCTGAGTACAGCGACTACTACGAACCCCACGGAGAAAGCCATCTGGCAGATGACACTGCCGCTCCCTCCGTCACGCCCCCGGCAGAAAGCCCCGGCAGTGCGGAAAGCACAGTCAGCAGTGCAGTAAGCAGCACAGTCAGCAGCGCAAATACAGACCACGCTGCTGCCGTCGCCCCTGCCCCTGACAGCACAGCAGCTCCGGCTGAAACCAGTGCCGAAACAGGCCCAGCCCCTGCTGCCGAAGTACCTGCCGAAACACCTGGCGAAAGCCCTGCCGGCTACGACCCGGAAGACGAGCAGATAGACCTGCCCACCGCCATGAAATACTGCGGCGGCATGGAGGCCATGCAACTCAAATTCCTGCAGGTCTACGTGTCCCGCTACCAGCTGGTGCGGGATCAGCTGCAAAAGGACTTCGACGAAGAAAACATCCCCGACTACACCACCCACGTCCACGCCCTGAAATCCACCTCCCTGTCCATCGGCGGCGTCAAACTCTCCGAATCCGCCAAAGCCCTGGAAATGGCCGGCCATGCCATCCAGGACGGCCCGGAGGAGGAAAAGCAGGCCTTCCTGGACTACATCAAAGAAAACCATGGCCCCACCATGGAACTTTACGCCAAACTCATCGAAGAAGCCAAGGCAAGATTCGGCGTGGAACCAGAGTGA
- a CDS encoding PTS transporter subunit EIIC, which produces MDKSKKLQKGIFAAYLFPLTRRLLAIPYLQALREAFCIMMPFIMILALINMVGNLVLNPLGPVMDENGLGLGTFLSGGLRDQTYRDSEFFHIMLTCTAYLNITNFLYYMIFSLIFTDRLAKLWEVDRILACLCTISGYVFMLAVFNEGMENISMYFQGRGFLLSLIISTATVQAFKKFSKVSLMRTPLAMGLSPQLSYSMRHLISLTFTFLVSISVVLCWVLFEEVIGTMPGLFAALFSQSIAQHPFSAMVYEFFRRIFWWLGLNGNSLTFAWTEAFYVPAQISNELEGTKFIFTSEFFDAVSVSLLGLAISIWVFSSKDRLRSISAYSMPSLVLSINEPFLFALPIVLNPLFLIPYVLAPMVNVLIGYLAISSGIVPVFKHSIGSLAPVLLDGVIATGDIMGAVLQLVWLSVDIVIYTPFVIIFNLMEHEEDINGEDTETRDLTPKEVREI; this is translated from the coding sequence ATGGACAAGTCAAAAAAACTACAAAAGGGCATCTTTGCGGCCTATCTCTTTCCCCTGACCCGCCGCCTCCTGGCCATTCCCTATCTCCAGGCCCTGCGGGAAGCCTTCTGCATCATGATGCCCTTCATCATGATCCTGGCCCTCATCAACATGGTGGGCAACCTGGTACTGAATCCCCTGGGGCCGGTCATGGATGAGAACGGGCTGGGACTGGGCACCTTCCTTTCCGGAGGTCTCCGGGACCAGACCTACCGTGATTCTGAATTCTTCCACATCATGCTTACCTGCACGGCTTATCTCAACATCACCAATTTCCTCTACTACATGATCTTCTCCCTGATCTTCACGGACAGGCTGGCCAAGCTCTGGGAAGTGGACAGGATACTAGCCTGTCTCTGCACCATCTCGGGCTATGTCTTCATGCTGGCAGTGTTCAATGAGGGCATGGAGAACATCTCCATGTACTTCCAGGGCAGGGGCTTCCTGCTGTCCCTGATCATCTCCACTGCCACGGTGCAGGCTTTCAAGAAGTTTTCCAAGGTGTCCCTGATGCGCACGCCGCTGGCTATGGGGCTTTCTCCCCAGCTTTCTTACTCCATGCGGCATCTCATTTCCCTGACCTTCACCTTCCTGGTCTCCATTTCCGTAGTGCTGTGCTGGGTGCTGTTCGAGGAGGTCATAGGCACTATGCCCGGCCTCTTCGCCGCCCTCTTTTCCCAGAGTATAGCCCAGCATCCCTTCTCCGCCATGGTCTACGAATTCTTCCGGCGGATATTCTGGTGGCTGGGGCTCAACGGCAACAGCCTGACCTTTGCCTGGACAGAGGCCTTCTATGTGCCTGCCCAGATTTCCAACGAGCTGGAAGGGACGAAGTTCATCTTCACCAGCGAGTTCTTCGATGCGGTGTCCGTGTCCCTTTTGGGGCTGGCCATCTCCATCTGGGTATTTTCCTCCAAGGACAGGCTCCGCAGCATCTCTGCCTACAGTATGCCCAGCCTGGTGCTCTCCATCAATGAGCCCTTCCTCTTCGCCCTGCCCATCGTCCTCAATCCCCTCTTCCTGATACCCTACGTGCTGGCGCCCATGGTCAACGTGCTCATCGGGTATCTGGCCATCAGCTCAGGCATCGTGCCGGTGTTCAAACATTCCATCGGCTCCCTTGCCCCGGTGCTTTTGGACGGCGTCATTGCCACAGGAGATATCATGGGAGCGGTGCTGCAGCTGGTGTGGCTCAGTGTGGATATCGTCATCTACACCCCCTTTGTCATCATCTTCAACCTGATGGAGCATGAGGAAGACATAAATGGTGAAGATACAGAAACCAGAGATCTCACACCCAAGGAGGTGCGGGAGATATGA